From Skermanella sp. TT6, a single genomic window includes:
- a CDS encoding transglutaminase-like domain-containing protein: MKIKVGYELIYECPQPTPMLLMLNIHYTRASDIVVPDHLVTEPAVPITAYRDGFGNWCSRITAPKGVTRISTTAVVRDSGKPDPVVPEARQHALEELPEEALVFLLASRYCETELLSDVAWKLFSGTKPGWDRVQAICDFVHEHIKFDYMQARATRTAFEAYNEGVGVCRDYAHLAVTFCRCLNIPARYCTGYLGDIGVPPPHGVMDFAGWFEAYLGGQWYTFDARNNTPRIGRVLIARGRDAVDVAISTTFGPNTLTGFTVWTDEIGSDGKPVPSASAPGQHLGEQQ, encoded by the coding sequence ATGAAGATCAAGGTCGGATACGAGCTGATCTACGAGTGTCCGCAGCCGACACCGATGCTCCTGATGCTCAACATACATTACACCCGCGCCTCCGACATCGTGGTGCCCGACCATCTCGTCACCGAGCCGGCCGTGCCGATCACGGCCTATCGCGACGGGTTCGGAAACTGGTGCAGCCGGATCACGGCGCCGAAGGGAGTGACGCGGATCAGCACCACCGCCGTGGTCCGCGACAGCGGCAAGCCCGACCCGGTCGTCCCGGAGGCCCGGCAGCACGCGCTGGAGGAGCTGCCGGAGGAAGCGCTGGTGTTCCTGCTGGCCAGCCGCTACTGCGAGACCGAACTCCTCAGCGACGTCGCCTGGAAGCTGTTCAGCGGGACCAAGCCCGGATGGGACCGGGTGCAGGCGATCTGCGATTTCGTCCACGAGCATATCAAGTTCGACTACATGCAGGCCCGGGCGACCCGGACGGCATTCGAAGCCTACAACGAGGGCGTCGGCGTCTGCCGCGACTATGCCCATCTCGCGGTCACTTTCTGCCGCTGCCTGAACATTCCGGCGCGCTATTGCACCGGTTATCTCGGCGACATCGGCGTACCGCCGCCCCATGGCGTGATGGATTTCGCCGGCTGGTTCGAAGCCTATCTGGGCGGCCAGTGGTACACCTTCGATGCCCGCAACAACACGCCACGCATCGGCAGGGTCCTGATCGCCCGCGGACGGGACGCAGTCGACGTCGCCATCAGCACGACCTTCGGCCCGAACACGCTGACCGGTTTCACCGTCTGGACCGACGAGATCGGTTCTGACGGCAAGCCTGTTCCTTCGGCCAGTGCCCCTGGCCAGCACCTGGGAGAACAACAATGA
- a CDS encoding transglutaminase family protein: MRHVTTYRYACPVRLGDHQMMFRPRESHDLRLVRTRLSISPEPQSLRWLHDVFDNSLAVASFDTETAELVFDSEVTLEHIEAPHPDYALADDAQDFPFAYSREERLDLARALERHHPAGEVDRWAAGFLPAGGRVGTMALLRRITLGIREQLTYSRRYERGVQTPAETLAKGTGTCRDYAFLMMEGVRALGLAARFVSGYIFVPGAESVPVIGGGATHAWLQVYLPGAGWVDFDPTNSIIGNRNLIRVAVAWAPAQALPLWGTYTGTRSSFLGMDVSVSVLDEGAA; encoded by the coding sequence GTGCGCCACGTGACGACATACCGTTATGCCTGCCCGGTCAGGCTTGGCGATCACCAGATGATGTTCCGGCCGCGGGAAAGCCATGATCTCCGCCTGGTCAGGACGCGACTGAGCATCTCTCCGGAACCGCAGAGCCTTCGCTGGCTCCACGACGTCTTCGACAACTCTCTGGCGGTGGCGAGCTTCGACACCGAGACGGCGGAACTCGTGTTCGACAGCGAGGTGACGCTGGAGCATATCGAGGCGCCGCATCCCGATTACGCGCTGGCCGACGATGCGCAGGATTTCCCGTTCGCCTATTCGCGCGAGGAACGCCTGGACCTTGCCCGGGCGCTGGAGCGACATCATCCGGCCGGCGAAGTGGACCGGTGGGCCGCCGGGTTCCTGCCCGCGGGCGGCAGGGTCGGCACCATGGCGCTGCTTCGCAGGATCACCTTGGGCATCCGCGAACAGCTGACATATTCGCGGCGTTACGAGCGCGGCGTCCAGACGCCGGCCGAAACCCTGGCGAAAGGCACCGGCACCTGCCGCGACTATGCGTTCCTGATGATGGAAGGGGTGCGGGCTCTCGGCCTGGCCGCCCGTTTCGTCAGCGGCTACATCTTCGTGCCCGGCGCCGAGTCCGTCCCGGTCATCGGCGGCGGGGCGACCCACGCCTGGCTTCAGGTCTATCTGCCCGGCGCGGGCTGGGTGGATTTCGATCCGACCAACAGCATCATCGGCAACCGCAACCTGATCCGCGTCGCCGTCGCCTGGGCGCCGGCGCAGGCGCTGCCGCTGTGGGGAACCTATACGGGGACGAGGTCCAGCTTCCTGGGGATGGATGTCAGCGTAAGCGTGCTGGACGAGGGTGCCGCCTGA